The genomic interval TTTTTTTTTAAAATTTCAGCCGTTTAAGTTGTTTCTTATAAAACGGCTTTATATAAAAGTTGAGTTATTTTGACTCAAAATATACTATGAAACTTGACTAATGTCAAGACTGTTCTGAAAAAATAATTGCATCTTGAAATATCACTCCATCAATTCCAGCTTCTGCAACTATCTCCATTTCACTCTCATCTGAAATAGGCACTAAAATCTTTGCATCAAAGAGATAGTTCTCAGCAATTTTTTGTAGTTTGGAAGCTAAAGAGTGATCAGCTAAAATATATTGTGCGTGCAGTGCATTAGCTAGCAGTGCGTCATTGACTGACTCTGCCATTACTCCATAAGCAATATGGTTTTCATAGCAATGTTGTGCAATCTCTTTTGCATCTGCAAATGCTCCAAGCCAAAGAGTACTGTTTGAAGGAGTTTTTACAATCTCTTCAATGCTTTCTACATAATAGAGTGGATCAAATGGTATATCTGGATGACCTATGATAATCATTATCTAATTCCTGCACAACTTTTAGAACAGTAGTATTTGCCATCTACAATTATTGCCTCTTTTGAGCTGACAAATGTACCGCATTTTTCACACTCGACCATTATGTCTTCATCATCTTTTGGCTTACGTTTTTCATCTTCAGCACGCTCTTGACGCTTCTTTGCTACTTGGGGTTTTTTAATTAAAAAAAAGTAAATACCGGCAATGACAGCAATGGTTAGTAATATCTTTAACATAAAAAAGCTCCTTTTTTTTCGAGTTAGGAAACTCCTAACTTCTTAATCCATAAGTAGTTGCGTTGATCTCGCGAAATAAGTTCATATTTACAAGATTCAAGCCCTTTGACCTCTTCAAAAACCTGTTCACCTTTGTAAAAGAGCATTTGCGTATTTTCACCTATAAATGGACGACTCCACTCTATTAATGTTTTAGTATCTGTAACGGCGCGAGAGGTAATCAGATCATATGGTCTAACTTCAAGATCTTCAACTCGATTGGCTTCAACTGTTACATTTGTAAGTTCCAATTCTCTAACAATAAACTTAAGAAAAGAGGCTCGTTTACGTAAAGGTTCACAAAGTGTACATTCAGTTTCAGGCATTGCAATAGCTAGTATCATACCGGGAAAACCTGCACCTGTACCGATATCTAGTAGACTATTTTGTTTTGACAGAAAAGTTAAAGGATAGATAGAGTCATATATCTGCTCATTTATAGCCTCATATGTTTTAGCACCTGTTAAATTGTGTACCTTGTTCCAATCCATTAAAGATTTGGTAAAACTATCTAATTTTTTATAGACTTCATCTGGTAGTTTCAATTTTTTCAACTGGTTCTCCATAATTCAACATTCAACATTTAAAATTTAACATTACAAAAGATGTCCCATTTTACTTTTTTTAGTCTGCAAGTAAGCTTCATTATGAGGGTTGGCTTCAACTATGATAGGCAGTCGTTCAATAATCTCTACGCCTTTTAAACTCTCAATCTTTTTAGGATTGTTTGTAAGAAGGCGTATTTTTGTAATTTTAAAATGGGCAAGAACTTTTTCAACCATTTCATAAGTTCTTTCATCTGCACTAAAACCTAATTGATGGTTAGCAGCGACAGTATCTAACCCTTTGTCCTGCAAAGAGTAAGCATTAACTTTGTTTAAAAGACCTATGTTCCGTCCTTCTTGACGTAAGTAAATAACTAGTCCACCATGTTTTTGAATCATATGCAGTGCATACTCCAACTGCTCTCCACAGTCACACTTGCAACTACCCAAGGCATCTCCGGTAAGACACTCAGAATGTACTCTGACAATAGGAACTTCTGGCATCTGATCGGTAAAAATTGTAAGATGCTCTTTGTAGCAACCGTCTAAAAGTTGCTCTTTAAATGCCTGTATTTTGAAATTGCCAAATTTAGTTGGGAGATTGGCTACTTCAGATATTTCAACGTTCATTGCGTTAATTTTCCTAATTTTTGGTAAAATACTTGCTTTCAATATTGATTGCGATTATACCATATACAAAAGATATAAAGGTTTTACCCATGTTCGCACGTTTTAGACGCAAACGGCTCCATCCAGTTCTAAGAGATCTTGTACGCGAGACAGTTTTGACACCTGATGATTTTATCTATCCACTTTTCATAAGAAGTGGAGAAGGTGTTAAAAATGAGGTGGCATCTATGCCGGGTGTTTTTCAGATGAGTATAGATGAGGCTATAAAAGAGTGTGAGGCTCTTAAATCACTAGGATTAAAATCTATCATACTATTTGGAATTCCTGATGTTAAAGACTCTGTTGGAAGTGATGCCCTTTGTGAGCATGGCATTATAGCTACTGCACTGCGTGAAATTAAAGCAGCACATCCTGATATGCTTGTTATTACAGATTTATGTTTTTGTGAATATACAGATCACGGTCACTGCGGTGTACTGAATCCAAATCTTCAGACAGTAGATAATGATATTACTCTTAAAAATCTTGCCAAACAAGCCATAGTTCACGCAAAAGCAGGGGCAGATATGATAGCTCCAAGTGGCATGATGGAT from Hydrogenimonas thermophila carries:
- the hemB gene encoding porphobilinogen synthase — encoded protein: MFARFRRKRLHPVLRDLVRETVLTPDDFIYPLFIRSGEGVKNEVASMPGVFQMSIDEAIKECEALKSLGLKSIILFGIPDVKDSVGSDALCEHGIIATALREIKAAHPDMLVITDLCFCEYTDHGHCGVLNPNLQTVDNDITLKNLAKQAIVHAKAGADMIAPSGMMDGMITAIREGLDSAGFSHIPIMSYSTKFASAYYGPFRDVAESAPSFGDRRSYQMDPANRREAILESIEDEREGADILMVKPALAYMDIIRDIRQACDLPLAVYNVSGEYSMLKMAARAGVIDYERVMMETLLGFKRAGADIIISYHAKEAVELL
- the ribA gene encoding GTP cyclohydrolase II; translation: MNVEISEVANLPTKFGNFKIQAFKEQLLDGCYKEHLTIFTDQMPEVPIVRVHSECLTGDALGSCKCDCGEQLEYALHMIQKHGGLVIYLRQEGRNIGLLNKVNAYSLQDKGLDTVAANHQLGFSADERTYEMVEKVLAHFKITKIRLLTNNPKKIESLKGVEIIERLPIIVEANPHNEAYLQTKKSKMGHLL
- a CDS encoding PP0621 family protein; amino-acid sequence: MLKILLTIAVIAGIYFFLIKKPQVAKKRQERAEDEKRKPKDDEDIMVECEKCGTFVSSKEAIIVDGKYYCSKSCAGIR
- the rsmG gene encoding 16S rRNA (guanine(527)-N(7))-methyltransferase RsmG, with the translated sequence MKKLKLPDEVYKKLDSFTKSLMDWNKVHNLTGAKTYEAINEQIYDSIYPLTFLSKQNSLLDIGTGAGFPGMILAIAMPETECTLCEPLRKRASFLKFIVRELELTNVTVEANRVEDLEVRPYDLITSRAVTDTKTLIEWSRPFIGENTQMLFYKGEQVFEEVKGLESCKYELISRDQRNYLWIKKLGVS